Proteins co-encoded in one Aspergillus luchuensis IFO 4308 DNA, chromosome 6, nearly complete sequence genomic window:
- a CDS encoding NAD(P)/FAD-dependent oxidoreductase (COG:E;~EggNog:ENOG410PVW4;~InterPro:IPR006076,IPR036188;~PFAM:PF01266,PF13450;~TransMembrane:2 (i7-30o78-95i);~go_function: GO:0016491 - oxidoreductase activity [Evidence IEA];~go_process: GO:0055114 - oxidation-reduction process [Evidence IEA]): MQSRLDGWLNGLVGLITLFPAFYLLFYHLLSLPLLRFSSFLPRTWSRSHCQPSICPSPPLIFHLPPPPMDTSRDVPDILIVGAGIFGVSTAYHLAQQLERPSQIVLLDRAAPPSTPAASTDINKIIRADYTNPLYVALGFEAIEQWKSLPFFQEAQVYNPSGWIALEEKDSDVPALIRKNFRDYGRGDVIEEWSEEKVRHAWGGLLEKTDCSPFGSYYYNSSAGWADAGKALQLMAQEAIKLGVRYEVGEARRIVRDEKGVSGVKTADGTIYHARKVLLATGAWTSQLMSSVEDDLDLPGPDRVEQQVSAAGVTVSHFQLSSEEKSRYSQLPVFVYGGEGEVIPPTAEGILKFTTAASFRNTIRTASGHEISVPLVDQIHVPEALQEDHLHAIRPRLPQLLEDHPRPDYWRICWDAISPSQHPLITRHPDDRLSNLYFAVGGSFHCYKFLPIIGKYVVNVLHGVSNGREKDKAWTWKEHHPDERGVHARLAPEREIRDVV, from the exons ATGCAATCCCGGTTAGATGGTTGGTTGAATGGTTTAGTTGGATTGATAACACTCTTTCCTGCTTTTTATCTGCTTTTTTATCATCTGCtgtctctccccctccttcgtttctcctctttccttccccgcaCGTGGTCCAGATCACATTGTCAACCTTCCATCtgcccatcaccaccactcataTTCCatctcccacctccccccatGGATACTTCCCGAGACGTCCCAGACATTCTTATTGTGGGTGCTGGCATCTTCGGGGTCAGCACAGCCTACCATCTCGCTCAGCAGCTCGAGCGACCGTCACAGATCGTCCTGTTAGATCGCGCCGCCCCGCCATCCACCCCCGCGGCATCTACCGATATCAACAAGATCATTCGTGCCGACTACACCAACCCTCTCTACGTCGCTTTGGGGTTCGAAGCTATTGAACAGTGGAAGTCACTGCCGTTCTTCCAAGAAGCACAAGTCTACAACCCCTCGGGATGGATCGccttggaggagaaagataGCGATGTCCCCGCTTTGATAAGGAAGAACTTCCGCGATTATGGTCGCGGCGACGTCATCGAGGAATGGTCCGAAGAGAAAGTCCGTCACGCATGGGGTGGGCTACTCGAGAAGACAGACTGCTCCCCATTTGGCtcatattactataattctTCTGCTGGCTGGGCAGACGCAGGAAAAGCATTGCAGCTGATGGCACAAGAAGCGATCAAGCTGGGTGTCCGATATGAGGTCGGGGAGGCGCGCAGAATCGTTCGTGACGAAAAGGGAGTCAGTGGTGTTAAAACGGCAGACGGTACCATCTACCACGCTCGAAAGGTCTTGTTGGCCACTGGGGCATGGACAAGTCAGCTCATGTCctcggtggaggatgatttgGACCTGCCGGGACCAGACCGAGTAGAGCAGCAGGTATCAGCAGCGGGAGTAACAGTCTCGCACTTCCAACTCTCGTCGGAGGAAAAATCCCGCTACTCGCAGCTGCCGGTGTTTGTCtacggaggagaag GCGAGGTCATCCCTCCCACTGCAGAAGGAATCCTCAAgttcaccaccgccgcttCGTTCAGGAACACCATCCGCACTGCGTCGGGACATGAAATCTCGGTGCCGCTGGTAGATCAAATCCATGTGCCTGAAGCATTGCAGGAAGATCATCTGCACGCCATTCGACCTCGTCTGCCACAGTTACTTGAGGACCATCCCCGTCCCGACTACTGGCGCATATGCTGGGATGCAATCTCGCCCAGCCAGCATCCGCTAATCACCCGCCATCCAGACGATCGTCTGTCCAACTTGTATTTCGCAGTAGGGGGATCATTCCATTGCTACAAGTTCCTCCCGATCATTGGCAAATACGTGGTGAACGTGTTGCACGGGGTGTCGAACGGACGCGAAAAAGACAAGGCCTGGACGTGGAAGGAGCATCACCCGGATGAAAGAGGAGTGCATGCGCGTTTGGCCCCGGAGAGAGAGATTCGAGATGTTGTTTAG